ggaaagaAGGATAAAGAGTGggacgaggggaaaaaaacaagaaattagcacagagagataaaaggaaaaaggagaagagaaaaagtggtacatcctaaaatgtaccataaggggttttaatactgtacgagtggaagggactcacggagcgctaaatgtccgtgggttaggggcgcacatTACTTCTTGCTTTGGGTCccgacaacccatgctacaattttttttttactattaggggtccccacaactagcaaggttgagaaccactgttttatAGCCTCTTGTTATATTCAACACTGTATGTAGAGATTACAACTTATGTTAACATGTATGCATTGTCTTTACCTGTTCTAAAAGATATCTGCTCTCTTCATTCTTAATAAAACTTTTATGAATaaaatgaaatacttaccgtagatCGACGCTGTTACACCGCTGTGACCGGAGACATGTCTCCCAGGATTATTTTCGGGTTCGCAGgatccggcactgtgattggccatagCTGTGTTGACATCACTCCCGCACTTGCGTGGGAGCTGCCGCTCATGGCTCAggccctttagaaacggcacaatCGAGCCCTTTCTTCAGTGTGCCTGCGCCAAAGAAGTTGGCGCCAGCATatatagtgaatatctcctaaacgatgcaagtttaggagatattcacagtacctacaggtaagccttattattggcttacctataggtaaacgtGGTAGtacaggctttacaaccactttaaaggattgTGCCACTAACAGGGAGACCATAACTAACCCCTGGCTGGGGTGCTTATTATTGTACTGTGAGATGCCTATCTAAGTTCTACTGCCTTTTATGCTTTTAGGAGGCCCAGTTATTCATGtatttaaatgttttacttttttattagaGCCATTTCTCactttttgtggggaaaacatCCACCTCTCTACTACACAAGATTCATGGGCAGAAACGATCAATGACTGGAATAATAGCCAAGAATATTTTAAGCCTGGATTTGAAGGAAAAAGCACAATTGGAGACTTCAATCCGGTAATTTTGGAATTACTAGCAACTTCTGAACAGTTAGTGAGATAGTATTGTTAAGGTCAGAAGGCTAAAATTATCTAGAAGGTCTGACCTCTAGTCTAAACCACTGCAAAGACCACCATGAACCTGGGCAGTATAACCTGAGGTGTGTGATAAAAGCAAGAGGCCAGTAGATTCAAAATACTGCTGAAGTTATGTTCAAAACCTGTAAAAGTTAAGCTGGGCTTATACAGAAAAAGGATTTGCATAGAACTTCAGCTGCCTGGATCTTTGGTTCTACTGATTGTTTTGTGATATGTATGGGGGACATCAGTACCATCCTCTGTATAAATACACTGTAAGTACTGAATGCTGTGCTTGGGGGGCAAAGATGGATATTTGTATATTATTGTAGCTTTGTTAGCAAGTATTGCCTTGCTAGCAGATTTTTGTTATTGGGAGCCCAGCCAGAAATTATGGTTAGGGCAGGCATTTTGCTGGCAGTCTTTACCATGCTAGCTGTTGAATGGTGTATGTGTGCATTCTGGCAAGTCTGATGGTGGACCCTGCTCAGGATCCTAGGCATCCCTTCTTAAATCTGAAATCCAGGTATAGATTTTATTGCGTGATTATTGGTTAATTTTGGATTGATGTAGGTATGCATATGCCCCACTTGTGGGAACACTGCAGAAGTGGAGAATCACTGTGATAGCCTCCGCTATTAAAGTGTTCCTTGCTGTCTTCCGACTCCTGTGCCAAGCAACTGTCCTGTTGCAAAGTAACCACAGGGGATTGTTTTCTCAGTACAGGCTTTAATCACAAAATGTAATTATGTATGTGTTAAAATTGAGAATAGATGTGCAACCACAAAAAAGCAAACAAAGTGCAAATATGTGGGTAATGTATAAACACACAAACCAaaattttttgcaataaaacaatgtcaaagtgaaaaaaaaagatcactacAGAACAGGCATTTCTGTCAGTCCATTTAAATAAGCTACAACTATTGTGCTGAAACCAAAGGGGCAGAGATGCAAATCTTCATCTTATACTTCCACTCGGCAGGTGAAGAAAAAAAGGCAGGTGTATaaagaggccgcttaccagatagtTGGATCTCTGTCATGGAGATCAAATGAGCTCAGTATGCAGGATCACTCCCGGTGTCAGCAGTAATAGATTGTGCAATCATCCGAATCCTCACCTCCACTTACCAGCTGGGGACTACTCACGATCACCTTCAGGGTTTTGATGTGGATGGGCTCTCTCATAGAGCATAAcaaggaaatacatttaaaagtggAAAGGAATACTTTTTGGTgcattcgtttttaaaaaaacaaataccctTTATTTCATGTACCGGGTAACCGACATCAGCATGAAAGTATTAAAACGAACAAGCTAGGAAGCAACACAACCAGCCGCGGCTCGAGCCAGCCAGCT
The sequence above is drawn from the Rana temporaria chromosome 4, aRanTem1.1, whole genome shotgun sequence genome and encodes:
- the LOC120935286 gene encoding allurin-like, with amino-acid sequence MRRKVNSSISDMVWNDKAARNAKKVASTCSEKPSDPSKRVIKKPFLTFCGENIHLSTTQDSWAETINDWNNSQEYFKPGFEGKSTIGDFNPVILELLATSEQLVR